Proteins co-encoded in one Pseudorhizobium banfieldiae genomic window:
- the pstA gene encoding phosphate ABC transporter permease PstA yields MTDAIAATTGQVKSAVSARTRRRKAAENRFRRLGLLAVILGVLALVGLLTSILTNGLSSFRQTYITMEIYLDPGILDKQGNRDPAEIAKVTTFGYAPLIKASLAKAMVDKGFDSTMEADAAAELISKEAPAILRRYVLADPSRIGKTVEFDMLASGRIDGYYKGRVTMASAKLDRNTSPEQLRLADELKQAGILTTRFNWDFFTAPDASDTRPEAAGLGVAILGSAYMMLIVLVLSLPIGVAASIYLEEFAPKNRFTDLIEVNIANLAAVPSIVFGILGLAAFINFVGLPQSAPIVGGLVLTLMTLPTIIIATRAALKAVPPSIRDAALGVGASKMQSVFHHVLPLAMPGILTGTIIGLAQALGETAPLLLIGMVAFVREYPAAPPEGFFDPSSALPVQVYNWTQRGDPAFVERASGAIIVLLVFLLVMNLVAVILRRRFERRW; encoded by the coding sequence ATGACCGACGCTATCGCCGCGACGACCGGCCAGGTCAAATCCGCAGTCAGCGCCAGGACGCGCCGCCGCAAGGCAGCCGAAAACCGCTTCCGGCGCCTTGGCCTGCTTGCCGTCATCCTCGGGGTTCTGGCGCTCGTCGGACTACTGACCTCCATCCTGACAAACGGATTGTCGTCCTTCCGGCAGACCTACATCACGATGGAGATCTACCTCGACCCGGGCATACTCGACAAGCAGGGCAATCGCGACCCTGCCGAGATCGCCAAGGTCACCACCTTCGGCTATGCGCCGCTGATCAAGGCTTCTCTCGCAAAGGCGATGGTTGACAAGGGCTTTGACAGCACGATGGAGGCGGATGCGGCCGCCGAGCTGATCTCGAAGGAGGCGCCTGCGATCCTGCGGCGCTATGTGCTTGCGGATCCTTCCCGGATCGGCAAGACGGTCGAGTTCGACATGCTCGCATCCGGACGCATCGACGGCTACTACAAGGGCCGGGTGACGATGGCGAGTGCGAAGCTTGACCGCAACACATCCCCGGAACAATTGCGCCTTGCCGACGAGTTGAAGCAGGCAGGAATCCTGACGACCCGCTTCAACTGGGACTTCTTCACGGCACCAGACGCGTCGGACACGCGGCCCGAGGCGGCCGGCCTCGGGGTGGCGATTTTGGGTTCGGCCTACATGATGCTGATCGTCCTCGTCCTATCACTGCCGATCGGCGTGGCGGCTTCGATCTATCTTGAGGAATTTGCGCCGAAGAACCGCTTCACCGATCTGATCGAGGTAAACATTGCCAATCTTGCGGCCGTACCCTCGATCGTCTTTGGTATTCTGGGGCTTGCCGCCTTCATCAACTTCGTCGGGTTGCCGCAATCGGCGCCGATCGTCGGCGGGCTGGTGCTAACGCTGATGACGCTGCCGACCATCATCATCGCCACCCGGGCTGCCCTGAAGGCAGTCCCTCCGTCGATACGCGATGCAGCTCTGGGCGTCGGCGCATCAAAGATGCAGTCTGTCTTCCACCACGTCCTGCCGCTGGCCATGCCCGGTATTCTCACCGGCACGATCATTGGCCTTGCCCAGGCGCTCGGTGAGACGGCTCCGCTGCTTCTGATCGGCATGGTCGCCTTCGTGCGGGAATATCCCGCGGCACCTCCAGAGGGCTTTTTTGATCCCTCTTCGGCTCTGCCCGTCCAGGTCTACAACTGGACGCAGCGCGGCGACCCTGCTTTTGTGGAGCGCGCATCCGGTGCGATCATCGTCTTGCTGGTATTCCTGCTCGTCATGAACCTTGTCGCAGTCATACTGCGTCGCCGCTTCGAGCGCCGGTGGTAA